Proteins from a genomic interval of Paenibacillus sp. FSL R5-0623:
- a CDS encoding arabinan endo-1,5-alpha-L-arabinosidase: MLLLLITGATGCTGEGAEETVPRPVFPEAPQDTQLYDTSILDDESRWTVNNAHDPAIMKTDQGYYVYSTDVRVAGEAKPGVMVRKSDDLIHWNWVGQALPGIPQEALDWTGAVNLWAPDVIQAGDTYRMYYSASSFGSTQSAIGLQTSPSPEGPWTDEGLVVKTTANEQDKLNAIDANPIVDAEGNSWMVYGSFFDGIYIAPLDPDTGKFKDEGYGTRIAARDRATEEGAVEGPYIVYNPEFKKYYLFVSYDSLFEDYNVRVARADSITGPYTDINGNNMLDTEHLPQYEIGTKILGGYRFTEGEGWVAPGHNSILKDGDDYYIVHHARGETDKNWPYLHVRKMLWTKDGWPVVSPERYAGETAQDIPKSMIAGEWEGMALDPSVDGQIQAVPYTLTSNGKIKSEKGSGTWTFDGQQTLTLKWKESPWGGASTEELRLLPSWDWERSQPALVVTGLNDHGIAVWGKQISAAE; this comes from the coding sequence ATGTTGCTGTTGTTGATCACTGGAGCTACGGGCTGTACTGGAGAAGGGGCAGAAGAAACGGTTCCCCGTCCGGTCTTTCCTGAAGCCCCCCAAGATACTCAGCTGTATGACACTTCCATTTTGGACGATGAATCACGCTGGACGGTGAACAATGCGCATGATCCGGCCATTATGAAAACAGACCAGGGATACTACGTCTATTCCACAGACGTTCGTGTAGCAGGGGAAGCGAAACCCGGCGTCATGGTACGCAAATCGGATGATCTGATCCACTGGAACTGGGTAGGTCAGGCTCTACCCGGGATTCCGCAAGAAGCGCTGGACTGGACAGGTGCGGTCAATCTGTGGGCACCGGATGTGATTCAGGCTGGTGATACCTATCGGATGTATTATTCGGCTTCTTCTTTTGGCAGTACCCAGTCGGCTATTGGTCTTCAGACATCCCCTTCTCCCGAAGGTCCATGGACAGATGAAGGACTGGTTGTGAAAACTACTGCGAATGAACAGGACAAATTAAATGCCATTGATGCCAATCCCATCGTAGATGCCGAAGGCAATTCGTGGATGGTATATGGTTCATTCTTTGACGGCATTTATATTGCGCCACTCGACCCCGACACCGGGAAATTCAAGGACGAGGGTTATGGTACTCGCATTGCTGCTCGGGATCGTGCAACTGAAGAGGGTGCAGTGGAAGGTCCCTACATTGTGTATAACCCGGAGTTCAAAAAGTATTATCTGTTTGTCTCCTATGATTCCTTATTCGAGGACTATAACGTGAGGGTTGCGCGTGCTGATTCAATCACAGGCCCGTACACGGACATAAACGGCAATAACATGCTGGATACGGAGCATCTGCCTCAATATGAGATCGGCACCAAAATTCTGGGGGGTTATCGCTTCACAGAAGGCGAGGGCTGGGTTGCACCCGGACATAACTCCATTTTGAAGGACGGAGACGATTATTACATCGTGCATCATGCACGGGGTGAGACGGATAAAAACTGGCCATATCTGCATGTACGCAAAATGTTATGGACGAAGGACGGCTGGCCTGTGGTTTCACCTGAACGTTACGCCGGTGAGACTGCACAGGATATTCCGAAATCCATGATTGCCGGGGAGTGGGAAGGCATGGCGCTTGATCCGTCCGTGGACGGGCAGATTCAGGCAGTGCCTTATACCCTAACAAGCAACGGTAAAATTAAAAGCGAAAAAGGTTCAGGAACCTGGACATTTGATGGCCAACAAACATTGACACTGAAGTGGAAAGAAAGCCCATGGGGCGGAGCCTCCACGGAAGAGTTGCGACTGCTCCCGTCCTGGGACTGGGAGCGAAGCCAGCCCGCGCTGGTGGTGACTGGCCTCAATGACCACGGCATCGCGGTCTGGGGCAAGCAGATCAGCGCAGCGGAGTAA